From Lampris incognitus isolate fLamInc1 chromosome 13, fLamInc1.hap2, whole genome shotgun sequence, one genomic window encodes:
- the LOC130122557 gene encoding dual specificity protein phosphatase 13-like, translating to MSGDGLSAAAAVSDVRDDERDPGGEVKGEDSDTTQRREGPSVEELAEVLHSAPHSCRHADEVWPNLYLGDMYISHDRFGLWQLGITHVLNAAHGKLCCKGSDDYYGTTVAYYGVPASDLPTFDLSPFFYPAAQFIDQALASGGKVLVHCAVGVSRSAAVVLAYLMIHHHLSLLASVRVVLQSRWIFPNRGFLRQLIDLDQKLQRERSSD from the exons ATGAGTGGGGACGGGCTGTCCGCCGCTGCTGCGGTGTCAGACGTGCGAGACGACGAGAGAGACCCCGGGGGTGAGGTCAAGGGCGAGGATTCAGACACGACGCAAAGGAGAGAAGGCCCTTCTGTTGAGGAGCTGGCGGAAGTTTTGCACTCAGCGCCACACTCCTGTCGACACGCAGACGAAGTATGGCCCAACCTGTATCTGGGGGACAT GTATATATCGCACGACAGGTTTGGGCTTTGGCAACTGGGAATCACTCACGTGTTGAACGCAGCTCACGGGAAACTGTGCTGTAAAGGCAGTGACGACTACTATGGCACCACTGTGGCATACTACGGTGTCCCAGCCAGCGACCTGCCAACGTTTGACCTCTCACCTTTCTTCTACCCTGCTGCTCAATTCATTGACCAGGCTTTGGCGTCAGGAG GCAAGGTGTTGGTGCACTGTGCTGTGGGTGTCAGTCGATCAGCTGCGGTGGTCCTAGCGTACCTGATGATTCATCACCACCTCAGCCTCCTGGCGTCTGTGCGCGTCGTACTTCAGAGCCGCTGGATCTTCCCGAACAGAGGCTTCCTGCGGCAGCTTATTGACCTGGACCAAAaactacagagagagaggagctctGATTaa
- the LOC130123294 gene encoding dual specificity protein phosphatase 13-like yields MSGSVQPQNLLLIKELELILDSCTLELVPVDEVWPHLYIGNVAIAQNRGALHKLGITHVLNAAHSKQGSIGDQGYYGNSCVYFGIPAEDSDHFDLSRYFKPAADFIHKALKSKDGKVLVHCIMGMSRSATLVLAFLMLRRNLSLANALKHVVQRRAIYPNRNFLSLLLTLDTQLTRQRRFCPLL; encoded by the exons ATGTCAGGGAGCGTGCAGCCACAGAACCTGCTGCTCATCAAGGAGCTGGAGCTCATCTTGGATTCCTGCACGCTGGAGCTTGTGCCAGTGGACGAAGTCTGGCCCCACCTGTACATAGGAAACGT GGCTATAGCTCAGAACAGAGGGGCATTGCATAAGCTTGGCATCACTCACGTTCTCAACGCGGCGCACTCCAAGCAAGGCAGCATCGGGGACCAGGGTTACTATGGTAACAGCTGTGTTTACTTTGGCATCCCCGCAGAGGACTCCGACCACTTCGACCTCAGTCGCTACTTCAAACCTGCAGCTGACTTCATCCACAAGGCCCTGAAGAGCAAAGACG GAAAAGTGCTGGTGCACTGCATCATGGGTATGAGTCGCTCGGCCACATTGGTCCTCGCATTCCTGATGCTGCGGAGGAATCTCTCTCTCGCCAACGCTCTGAAGCACGTGGTCCAGAGACGCGCCATCTACCCAAACCGGAACTTCCTGTCCCTCCTGCTCACCCTTGACACCCAGCTGACCCGCCAGAGGAGGTTCTGCCCCCTCCTCTGA